A genome region from Triticum aestivum cultivar Chinese Spring chromosome 2B, IWGSC CS RefSeq v2.1, whole genome shotgun sequence includes the following:
- the LOC123042301 gene encoding naringenin,2-oxoglutarate 3-dioxygenase, with product MAPVSNETFLPTAAWGEATLRPSFVRDEDERPKVAHDRFSDAVPVISLDGIDGARRAEIRDRVAAACEGWGIFQVVDHGVDADLIADMTRLSREFFALPAEDKLRYDMSGGKKGGFIVSSHLQGEAVQDWREIVTYFSYPVKARDYGRWPEKPAGWRAVVERYSERLMGLSCKLLGVLSEAMGLESEALAKACVDMDQKVVVNFYPRCPQPDLTLGLKRHTDPGTITLLLQDLVGGLQATRDGGKTWITVQPISGAFVVNLGDHGHFLSNGRFKNADHQAVVNGESSRLSIATFQNPAPDARVWPLAVREGEEPILEEPITFAEMYRRKMERDLDLAKRKKQAKDQLMQQQLQLQQQQQAVAAAPMPTASKSLNEILA from the exons ATGGCGCCGGTGAGCAACGAGACGTTCCTCCCGACGGCGGCCTGGGGGGAGGCGACGCTGCGCCCGTCCTTCGTGCGGGACGAGGACGAGCGGCCCAAGGTGGCGCACGACCGCTTCAGCGATGCGGTGCCGGTGATCTCGCTCGATGGCATCGACGGCGCGCGCCGGGCCGAGATCCGGGACCGCGTGGCGGCGGCCTGCGAGGGCTGGGGCATCTTCCAGGTGGTCGACCACGGCGTCGACGCCGACCTCATCGCCGACATGACGCGCCTCTCTCGCGAGTTCTTCGCGCTGCCCGCCGAGGACAAGCTCCGGTACGACATGTCCGGTGGCAAGAAGGGCGGCTTCATCGTCTCCAGCCACCTGCAG GGTGAGGCGGTGCAGGACTGGAGGGAGATTGTGACCTACTTCTCGTACCCGGTGAAAGCACGGGACTACGGgcggtggccggagaagccggCGGGGTGGCGCGCTGTGGTGGAGCGATACAGCGAGCGACTCATGGGGCTGTCGTGCAAGCTGCTGGGCGTGCTGTCCGAGGCGATGGGCCTGGAGTCGGAGGCGCTCGCCAAGGCGTGCGTGGACATGGACCAGAAGGTGGTGGTCAACTTCTACCCGCGGTGCCCCCAGCCGGACCTCACCCTGGGTCTCAAGCGTCACACCGACCCCGGCACCATCACCCTCCTCCTCCAGGAcctcgtcggcggcctccaggCCACCCGCGACGGCGGCAAGACCTGGATCACCGTCCAGCCCATCTCCGGCGCATTCGTCGTCAACCTCGGCGACCACGGCCAC TTCCTGAGCAATGGCAGGTTCAAGAACGCGGACCACCAGGCGGTGGTGAACGGGGAGAGCAGCAGGCTGTCGATCGCGACATTCCAGAACCCGGCGCCGGACGCGAGGGTGTGGCCGCTGGCGGTGAGGGAGGGGGAGGAGCCCATACTGGAAGAGCCCATCACCTTCGCCGAGATGTACCGCCGCAAGATGGAGCGCGACCTCGACCTCGCCAAGCGCAAGAAGCAGGCCAAGGACCAGCTGATGCAGCAGCAGCTccagctgcagcagcagcagcaggcggtcGCCGCCGCGCCCATGCCCACCGCCTCCAAGTCTCTCAACGAAATTCTTGCCTGA